Below is a window of Humulus lupulus chromosome 2, drHumLupu1.1, whole genome shotgun sequence DNA.
taaaatatatacatatatctctGGAATTGATTCAAAATAAggattattatcatataatctAAGATTGGTGAGTTTAATTTGCAAATATTGTTTCACCTTTTTCTGGCAGCTCCGTCCAAGAGGCTTTAGCTCTCGATTCGCCATGTCGATTCTCTTCCTCACATTTGCAACTTCCTTCCTCAATGGATCTTGCATTTCTTCTAGTTGCTGCATAATTAACATTCCAATTTCCACCATTTAAAAAACATTATGTTCAAattttctcatatatatatatttctaacaTCTCTAGACTTGACCAAAGTTGCCACAAAAGCACAATTGACTTCATTACTGTGAGGAACTAAATTGACTTTTCTTGAAGGAAATACAAAAGCTGAGAAACAAACAAGTCAGCAAATAACAAAGCTAGAATCTGTGAAAGACTTGGGATCCATTTTGAtatgattatattgtattttCATTATATGACATGTATAGAGATTAGTGAACTTACTTCCCAAATCCTAGCTAAGCGTTTAGTTTCTTCTTCAGCTCGGCCTAACTGAAGCTCAACCTTTTCCTTGACCTCCATCTTCCTTCTCTCAATCTCTTCCTCTCTAGCTTGAAAAGTTGAAATGGCCCATCTTGATATCTCCTGatgatcattatcatcatctttgatcaaattacataattttattaataaaataaattaaatgttgttttactaataaaatttggtggcaaaatatttcaaaattggTAGCTAATAAATTATTTTCTACTAGCAaatgaaaaaatattattatttggtaatttgt
It encodes the following:
- the LOC133815196 gene encoding uncharacterized protein LOC133815196 yields the protein MTLLEFLANPYDDNDHQEISRWAISTFQAREEEIERRKMEVKEKVELQLGRAEEETKRLARIWEQLEEMQDPLRKEVANVRKRIDMANRELKPLGRSCQKKEKEYKEALDLFNEKSKEKAQLVSALKEVYILSIF